The window atgcatgtttttttttttcctgcAAAATTGTTTATTTTGGAAATTCTATGTAGTTGGAGATAGGTGATGAAGATTGGGATGCTAGCTTGATTACAAAAGAGGAAAGAGAAGCAAGGTTGCACAGAAAAGTGGAGGCATTGAATAAGCGAGAAAGAGCCATGGCATATGCATACTCCCACCAGGTAGAGGTAGCAGCTACTTTGAAACTCTCATATTCAGACAATAATAAAAAATCTACCAACAACATGTTTATTTATGGCATTATGTTACATTCAAATCCATGAAcattgaccattgaccattgaccattgagAATGAATGAAAAATATTTGGGTCTCTTAATTCTAATAATCTTCCTTCAGTTGTGGAAAGCTGCACCAAAATCAGCACAAAACACTCTAATGGGATACCCATGGTGGTGGAACTGGTTAGAGCGTCAACTGCCTTTGAATAGCCAATCTGCTGTGGAGAATCATCAACTGACCACACCAAGTCCTCAGTCAAGCCTTGGGCGGCAGAAGCAAGCGATTagaccatcatcatcatcaccatcgaGAAGGTCCATGGCTCCTTCAAGAACAAGACAACAGATGACTCCTCCATCATCAAGAATGATGAAATTTTCCAAACCAAGAGCAACAGGAGGTTCTCCTTATCCAGTGAAGGATGATGATAGCTTGATGAGCTGCCCCCCATTTTCAGTCCCAAACTACATGAGTCCTACACTCTCAGCCAAAGCTAAAGCAAGACCAACAAGTAATCCTAAAGATAGGATGCCTGGCACTCCGGGCAGCACCTCCATGTCCGTCTCATCTCAAAGGAGGTTTTCTTTCCCTGTAACTCCAAGCACCCGAGGAGGATCCCGTAAGTCTCCAGGCTCTGTAGGGGATTTCAGTGTGGATTCTTCATTTTCCATCGGGAGGAAGCCATTTAACAGATTTGTGTGATTTTTACTTTTTTATCATTTCATTTCTtgtgtttttttatataatatatgtTGTTACTTTTAACACgggtgtatgtatgtatgtatgtattgatgTGTGGTAATAAAAAGACACTTCAGTTTGGAACATGCTCcttaatgttatttattttgGTCGGGTGCTTGGATTATAGAAAATGTTAAGAATGTTTGTTCTCCATCAGAAACACCACTTTAGCCAGATGGTTCATTCAACCTTAAACATAACATATTCTTGCAGACTTTATCCATACGGCGCTTTATGATATAGGAAAAAACCAATCACATATGTTTATGGGCTGCCAGGGAATATAATTGGCCGTGGGTTCTGGATTTTCCTCCT of the Lactuca sativa cultivar Salinas chromosome 6, Lsat_Salinas_v11, whole genome shotgun sequence genome contains:
- the LOC111893490 gene encoding protein IQ-DOMAIN 13 isoform X1, with the translated sequence MGKRGSWFSAIKRFCTSSNSKQKKPVNEAEKKSLKKHGGGNRSFIPLFREPSSIEKILGEVDQQNLFMAHPHPPTLSQQSSETQQPGRPQSPPPPPSPRATSPPPPPPPPPPPRVAHQQTKIISDRPEPTLQQRHLSATRIQAAYRGYMERRKLRGLTGLVRLQGVVRGQHVKRQTVNAMKQMQLLVRLQTQIQSRRMQTIENQALKCQAQKTSASASASGVGKNQLEIGDEDWDASLITKEEREARLHRKVEALNKRERAMAYAYSHQVELWKAAPKSAQNTLMGYPWWWNWLERQLPLNSQSAVENHQLTTPSPQSSLGRQKQAIRPSSSSPSRRSMAPSRTRQQMTPPSSRMMKFSKPRATGGSPYPVKDDDSLMSCPPFSVPNYMSPTLSAKAKARPTSNPKDRMPGTPGSTSMSVSSQRRFSFPVTPSTRGGSRKSPGSVGDFSVDSSFSIGRKPFNRFV
- the LOC111893490 gene encoding protein IQ-DOMAIN 13 isoform X2: MGKRGSWFSAIKRFCTSSNSKQKKPVNEAEKKSLKKHGGGNRSFIPLFREPSSIEKILGEVDQQNLFMAHPHPPTLSQQSSETQQPGRPQSPPPPPSPRATSPPPPPPPPPPPRVAHQQTKIISDRPEPTLQQRHLSATRIQAAYRGYMERRKLRGLTGLVRLQGVVRGQHVKRQTVNAMKQMQLLVRLQTQIQSRRMQTIENQALKCQAQKTSASASASGVGKNQLEIGDEDWDASLITKEEREARLHRKVEALNKRERAMAYAYSHQLWKAAPKSAQNTLMGYPWWWNWLERQLPLNSQSAVENHQLTTPSPQSSLGRQKQAIRPSSSSPSRRSMAPSRTRQQMTPPSSRMMKFSKPRATGGSPYPVKDDDSLMSCPPFSVPNYMSPTLSAKAKARPTSNPKDRMPGTPGSTSMSVSSQRRFSFPVTPSTRGGSRKSPGSVGDFSVDSSFSIGRKPFNRFV